A single region of the Spirochaetia bacterium 38H-sp genome encodes:
- a CDS encoding 30S ribosomal protein THX — MGKGDKRSRRGKIWRSTYGKSRPKKNKKKNK, encoded by the coding sequence ATGGGTAAGGGCGATAAGCGTTCCCGCAGAGGGAAAATCTGGCGTTCTACTTATGGTAAATCCCGTCCTAAGAAAAATAAAAAAAAGAACAAATAG